In Desulfopila inferna, a single window of DNA contains:
- a CDS encoding DMT family transporter translates to MTLPHLLLALLANFAWGFNFIAGKIGVDHFQPLLFTSIRFIFLLLLMLPWLRPARGYMWPLLRVSFLLGVLHFGMMFTGLKAGGNIASIAIATQLYVPFSAGLAAIFLRERISLVRILAIMIALMGVMVIGFDPIVFTHLDAMIWVIGAAFAMAGATILMRRCPNLGVFKLQAWIALTASPSLLLLSFIFESGQGQILADTRLLDFWSPLYSAIGASIVGHGIVYFLIGRYQVSVVTPLLLLAPILASVFGVFFFNDVLGWKLIVGGAMTLLGILVVSIYPDLQRKKRRLDET, encoded by the coding sequence ATGACTCTGCCGCATTTACTTCTTGCTCTGCTGGCTAATTTCGCCTGGGGGTTCAATTTCATTGCCGGAAAAATCGGCGTGGATCATTTTCAGCCGCTGCTGTTCACCAGCATCCGTTTTATCTTTCTTCTGCTGCTGATGCTGCCCTGGCTGAGGCCGGCCAGGGGATATATGTGGCCTCTGCTGAGGGTTTCATTTCTGCTTGGAGTGCTACATTTCGGCATGATGTTCACAGGTCTAAAAGCAGGAGGCAATATTGCCTCCATTGCAATTGCTACTCAACTGTATGTGCCTTTTTCAGCCGGGTTGGCTGCGATTTTTCTGCGTGAACGCATCTCCCTTGTAAGGATACTGGCAATAATGATTGCTCTGATGGGTGTAATGGTCATCGGCTTCGACCCCATTGTCTTTACTCACCTGGATGCCATGATCTGGGTGATCGGAGCAGCATTTGCCATGGCCGGTGCCACAATATTGATGCGCCGCTGTCCCAATCTCGGAGTCTTCAAGCTGCAGGCCTGGATAGCCTTGACAGCATCGCCTTCTCTTTTGCTGCTTTCCTTTATTTTCGAATCCGGACAGGGACAGATTCTGGCGGATACACGCCTGCTTGACTTCTGGTCTCCACTTTACTCAGCAATCGGTGCCTCTATAGTTGGTCATGGGATCGTGTATTTCCTTATTGGCCGATACCAGGTATCGGTGGTAACACCACTGCTCTTGCTTGCTCCTATTCTCGCCTCGGTTTTTGGAGTATTCTTCTTTAATGACGTACTGGGTTGGAAGCTGATAGTCGGTGGGGCAATGACACTGCTGGGTATTCTGGTGGTTTCCATTTATCCTGATCTTCAAAGGAAGAAGCGGCGCCTGGATGAGACATAG